The Muricauda sp. SCSIO 65647 genome includes a region encoding these proteins:
- a CDS encoding TIGR02757 family protein, with protein MTKSELKDFLDAKAEQYEHPRFLESDPLQVPHRFSKKEDIEISAFLTATIAWGNRKSIINNSLQMMQLMDNAPFDFILDHTEDDLARLKPFVHRTFNGEDLSYFVKALQNIYQHHGGLETVFSRYRSDTGLQPAISRFKELFFSLPHARRTTKHVSDPEKGSAAKRINMFLRWMVRPDTKGVDFGLWKDMKPGQLSCPLDVHSGNVARKLKLLKRKQNDAKALKELDENLRKLDPKDPVKYDFALFGLGVFEKF; from the coding sequence ATGACGAAGTCTGAACTGAAAGATTTTTTGGATGCCAAGGCCGAACAGTATGAGCACCCCCGATTTTTGGAAAGTGACCCACTGCAGGTACCCCATCGTTTTTCGAAGAAAGAAGATATTGAGATCAGTGCCTTTTTGACCGCTACCATCGCTTGGGGCAATCGCAAGAGCATTATCAACAATTCACTACAGATGATGCAATTGATGGACAATGCCCCTTTTGATTTCATTCTCGATCACACCGAAGATGACCTAGCCCGTCTAAAACCCTTTGTGCACAGAACTTTCAATGGTGAAGACCTAAGCTATTTTGTAAAGGCCCTGCAAAATATATATCAACATCATGGGGGACTGGAAACCGTTTTTTCCCGTTATCGGTCCGATACGGGTTTACAACCGGCCATTAGTAGATTCAAAGAACTTTTCTTCAGTCTACCCCATGCACGACGAACCACAAAACACGTGTCAGACCCAGAGAAGGGTTCCGCAGCCAAGCGCATCAATATGTTTTTGCGCTGGATGGTACGCCCAGACACCAAAGGGGTCGATTTCGGACTGTGGAAGGACATGAAACCCGGTCAACTTTCCTGCCCACTAGACGTGCATTCGGGCAATGTGGCCCGAAAACTCAAACTGTTGAAACGAAAGCAAAATGATGCCAAGGCATTAAAAGAACTCGATGAAAACCTGCGTAAGCTAGACCCGAAAGATCCTGTGAAGTATGACTTTGCCCTTTTTGGCTTGGGCGTTTTTGAAAAGTTTTAA
- a CDS encoding ABC transporter ATP-binding protein, translated as MIKASNIKKSFGTLEVLKGVNIAIQKSEIVSIVGPSGAGKTTLLQILGTLDTPTNKKESLLHINDVDVLKLNDKGMARFRNDHVGFIFQFHQLLPEFTAHENVCIPAFIKKTPRAQAEQRAKELLDFLGLSDRCDHKPNELSGGEQQRVAVARSLINSPSVVFADEPSGNLDSESADNLHKLFFRLREEFGQTFVIVTHNQELADMADRKLTMVDGLIVS; from the coding sequence ATGATCAAAGCATCGAACATCAAAAAAAGTTTTGGTACGCTAGAAGTGCTGAAAGGTGTCAATATAGCCATTCAAAAGAGTGAGATTGTTTCCATTGTGGGGCCTTCAGGTGCGGGCAAGACTACCCTACTACAAATTTTGGGTACTTTAGACACTCCTACCAACAAAAAAGAATCGCTACTCCATATCAATGATGTCGATGTGCTCAAGCTAAATGATAAGGGTATGGCCCGTTTTCGAAACGACCACGTTGGCTTCATCTTTCAGTTTCACCAACTATTGCCCGAGTTCACCGCGCATGAAAATGTGTGCATCCCCGCTTTTATAAAAAAGACCCCAAGGGCACAGGCCGAACAACGCGCCAAAGAATTGTTGGACTTTCTTGGCCTTTCAGACCGATGTGACCACAAGCCCAATGAGCTTTCAGGAGGTGAGCAGCAGCGCGTGGCCGTGGCCCGTTCATTGATCAATAGTCCTTCGGTCGTTTTTGCCGACGAACCCAGCGGAAACCTCGATTCTGAAAGCGCCGACAACCTGCACAAATTGTTCTTTAGGCTCAGGGAAGAATTCGGTCAAACCTTTGTCATCGTTACCCATAACCAAGAGTTGGCCGATATGGCAGACCGCAAACTCACCATGGTCGATGGTTTGATCGTTTCTTGA
- the msrA gene encoding peptide-methionine (S)-S-oxide reductase MsrA, translating into MDKQNNSNLETAILAGGCFWCTEAVFQRLKGVHEIVSGYTGGTIKNPAYREICTGRTGHAEAIKITFDPKEISYQELLEVFFATHDPTTLNRQGNDVGTQYRSEIFYTTPAQKDQAQSFISLLEKEKVFTAPIVTVVSGEKPFYKAEEDHQNYYNEHGSQPYCQFIIDPKIKKLTSKFADKLNTVTK; encoded by the coding sequence ATGGATAAACAAAATAATTCCAATTTGGAAACGGCCATTCTAGCCGGCGGATGTTTTTGGTGTACCGAAGCTGTCTTTCAACGGCTTAAAGGAGTACATGAAATAGTATCTGGGTACACTGGCGGAACCATTAAAAATCCAGCCTATCGGGAAATCTGTACTGGTAGAACCGGTCATGCAGAAGCCATAAAAATTACTTTTGATCCAAAAGAGATCTCGTACCAAGAACTGCTCGAGGTATTCTTTGCCACCCATGACCCGACTACACTGAACCGTCAGGGCAATGATGTCGGTACGCAATACAGAAGCGAAATTTTCTATACTACCCCCGCACAAAAAGATCAGGCACAAAGCTTTATTTCGCTATTGGAAAAAGAGAAGGTTTTCACCGCTCCCATTGTGACGGTGGTTTCTGGGGAAAAACCCTTTTACAAGGCCGAAGAAGACCATCAAAATTATTACAATGAACACGGCAGCCAGCCGTATTGCCAGTTCATCATCGATCCAAAGATCAAGAAATTGACATCAAAATTTGCCGATAAACTTAATACTGTCACCAAATAA
- the folE gene encoding GTP cyclohydrolase I FolE — MAPYQNLEEYNINITNEVKERFSKIIDEIGEDVTRDGLVKTPERAAKAMLFLTQGYKQDATAILKSAMFKESYNEMVIVKDIEVYSLCEHHMLPFFGKAHIAYIPNGHIVGLSKLPRIVDVFARRLQVQERLTEQILECINDTLKPQGVAVVIEAAHMCMMMRGVQKQNSVTTTSGFRGAFKKEETRNEFLKLISSDLS, encoded by the coding sequence ATGGCTCCATACCAGAATTTAGAAGAGTATAACATCAATATCACCAATGAGGTGAAAGAACGCTTTTCAAAAATCATTGATGAAATTGGGGAAGATGTCACTCGCGATGGACTTGTAAAGACGCCTGAAAGGGCTGCCAAGGCCATGCTCTTTTTGACACAGGGCTATAAACAAGATGCCACAGCCATTCTCAAGAGCGCCATGTTCAAAGAATCGTACAACGAGATGGTCATTGTAAAAGACATCGAGGTCTATTCGCTTTGTGAACACCATATGTTGCCCTTTTTTGGCAAGGCACACATCGCTTACATACCCAATGGACATATCGTTGGGCTCAGCAAACTGCCCCGCATTGTAGATGTTTTTGCACGAAGGTTGCAAGTACAGGAGCGATTGACCGAGCAGATATTGGAATGTATCAACGATACCTTAAAACCACAGGGGGTGGCCGTCGTCATAGAGGCGGCACATATGTGCATGATGATGCGTGGCGTGCAGAAACAAAACTCGGTAACCACCACTTCGGGCTTTAGAGGGGCTTTCAAGAAAGAAGAGACCCGAAATGAATTCTTGAAGCTGATCAGTTCCGATCTTTCATAG
- a CDS encoding MerC domain-containing protein codes for MALTKVINKSDWVGVFASGLCLVHCLATPFLFVAHANIGLHVENHPSWWGFLDIVFLLLSFFAVYWSAKNTSKKWVRYAFWCLWGMLALIVVNEKWALWHLAEEAIYLPSMGLVLLHLYNHRYCHCKDGDCCADLQ; via the coding sequence ATGGCCCTAACAAAAGTAATCAATAAATCAGATTGGGTCGGCGTCTTTGCCAGTGGCCTTTGTTTGGTGCACTGCTTGGCCACCCCTTTTCTATTTGTGGCACATGCCAATATTGGGCTTCATGTAGAGAACCATCCTTCTTGGTGGGGTTTTCTCGACATTGTCTTTTTATTGCTCTCTTTTTTTGCAGTATACTGGTCGGCCAAAAACACCTCAAAAAAATGGGTTCGATATGCCTTTTGGTGTTTATGGGGCATGTTGGCACTGATTGTCGTAAACGAGAAATGGGCACTATGGCATCTGGCCGAAGAAGCTATTTATCTACCCTCAATGGGTCTGGTCTTGCTTCACTTGTACAATCACCGCTATTGTCATTGCAAAGATGGGGATTGTTGTGCCGATCTTCAATAA
- a CDS encoding ABC transporter ATP-binding protein: MVNTSNLAYAYENGQELAFPDIELTPGEHLLVIGPSGVGKTTLLYLMAGLLPPLRGAVSIAGTELNSLSRYEMDIFRGEHIGLVFQQYHFIRSLNVSDNLRLRQSFPKNSNDKQRRHGLTERLGLTEHIHKKVTALSQGQQQRLSIALGLIHRPKIVFADEPTSNLDDANCVKVIDLLKEEAEICKSSLLIITHDQRVMSHFQNQVVL; encoded by the coding sequence ATGGTCAACACATCGAATCTTGCATACGCCTATGAAAATGGACAAGAGCTGGCGTTCCCCGATATTGAACTCACTCCTGGTGAACACTTGCTGGTGATAGGGCCATCAGGTGTGGGCAAGACCACCCTTTTGTATCTTATGGCGGGTCTCTTGCCTCCGTTGCGAGGTGCGGTGTCCATTGCCGGAACGGAGCTCAATTCCCTGAGCCGTTACGAAATGGATATATTTCGGGGAGAGCATATCGGTCTCGTCTTCCAACAATATCATTTTATCAGATCGCTGAACGTTTCCGATAATCTTCGCCTACGGCAGAGTTTCCCCAAAAACTCGAATGACAAGCAAAGAAGACATGGACTTACCGAAAGGTTGGGTCTTACAGAACATATTCATAAGAAAGTCACGGCATTGAGCCAAGGGCAGCAGCAGCGACTGTCTATTGCACTGGGGCTGATTCACAGACCCAAGATCGTGTTTGCCGATGAGCCTACTTCCAATTTAGACGATGCAAACTGTGTAAAGGTCATTGACCTGCTCAAGGAAGAGGCCGAAATCTGCAAGAGCAGCCTGTTGATCATTACACATGACCAGCGGGTAATGTCCCATTTTCAAAATCAAGTCGTGCTATGA
- a CDS encoding ABC transporter permease: MKLGYLAFRNMVSKPLNLLLSLLLLSLSVSLVTFVLQLSQQLGGQLNKNIAPVDMVVGAKGSPLQLVLSSVLHIDVPTGNIKLKETSMLQKHPFVQTAIPVSYGDNYKGFRILGTEIGYLDHYNAQLSEGELYEESFEVVAGSNVALRLGLKVGDNFISSHGLAASDSEAHDEHPYTVKGILKPTGTVVDQLLITNLESIWEAHDHGEEDHHEEDHDHEEGDDHNEEGHHHEEGHDHHEEDDHHEEDHHHEEGDHHEGDDHHEEGHHHEEGDDHHEEEAETSEEHDGEKEITSLLVKFKSPLGMVQLPRFINENTSMQAALPGFEVQRLMGLLGSGAQTINGIALAILLVSGLSIFISLLKTIRERRQELALLRTYGLRTGQLLRLALLEGIFLALIGFVLGWLFGRLGIWGVSQYMQTSYGYTLQITGPEIVELYLLGLILVLATIATLLASRSIFKLNVAKTLSDA; this comes from the coding sequence ATGAAACTGGGTTATCTCGCGTTTAGAAATATGGTGTCAAAACCGCTCAACTTGTTATTGAGCCTGTTGTTGTTGTCGTTGAGTGTATCATTGGTCACCTTTGTGTTGCAACTGAGCCAACAGCTGGGCGGGCAGTTGAACAAGAACATCGCCCCCGTTGATATGGTCGTGGGCGCCAAGGGAAGTCCCTTACAACTCGTGTTGTCTTCCGTACTGCATATAGATGTGCCCACAGGTAATATTAAGTTGAAGGAAACCAGCATGCTGCAAAAGCATCCTTTCGTACAAACGGCCATTCCTGTTTCCTATGGAGACAACTACAAAGGTTTTCGGATTTTGGGCACAGAAATCGGGTATCTCGACCATTACAATGCCCAGTTATCGGAAGGAGAGCTGTATGAAGAGTCTTTTGAAGTGGTTGCCGGAAGCAATGTTGCCCTGCGATTGGGTCTAAAAGTTGGGGACAACTTCATAAGCTCCCACGGCTTGGCCGCTTCAGATAGTGAAGCACATGATGAACATCCTTATACCGTGAAGGGAATTTTGAAGCCTACGGGAACAGTAGTGGATCAGTTATTGATAACCAATCTTGAAAGTATCTGGGAAGCCCATGATCATGGGGAAGAAGATCATCATGAAGAAGACCATGATCACGAGGAAGGGGATGACCACAATGAAGAAGGCCATCATCACGAGGAAGGACACGACCATCATGAAGAGGATGACCACCATGAAGAAGACCATCATCACGAGGAAGGCGACCATCACGAAGGGGATGACCACCATGAAGAAGGCCATCATCACGAGGAAGGAGACGACCATCATGAAGAAGAAGCGGAAACCTCTGAAGAACACGATGGGGAAAAAGAAATTACCTCATTACTGGTCAAGTTCAAGAGTCCTTTGGGTATGGTTCAACTTCCTAGATTCATCAATGAGAACACCTCCATGCAAGCGGCTTTGCCAGGTTTTGAGGTACAACGATTGATGGGGCTGTTAGGTTCGGGAGCACAGACCATAAATGGCATTGCATTGGCTATTCTACTGGTTTCTGGATTGAGCATATTTATCAGTCTTTTAAAGACCATACGGGAAAGAAGACAGGAGCTTGCGCTATTGAGAACCTATGGCCTTCGCACTGGACAACTTCTTCGATTGGCACTTTTGGAAGGAATATTTTTGGCACTTATCGGATTTGTATTGGGATGGCTTTTTGGTCGATTGGGAATATGGGGCGTTTCCCAATACATGCAAACTTCATACGGATATACTTTGCAAATAACTGGCCCTGAAATAGTTGAACTTTATCTATTAGGCCTTATATTGGTTCTGGCAACAATAGCCACTTTGTTGGCATCTCGCTCGATTTTCAAATTAAATGTGGCAAAAACATTATCAGATGCGTAA